From Dethiobacter alkaliphilus AHT 1, one genomic window encodes:
- the spoVAD gene encoding stage V sporulation protein AD, protein MLKGHQSWVFENKPVILGAAAVGGPFEANGAVADDFDILHDDMWLGEKSFEKAEKKLLEQACEKAIDKAGLKKEDIHFFFSGDLMNQIISSSFAARTLGIPYLGIFGACSSAMEGLALASFVTNAGGAQYTLAGTSSHNGSVNKQFRYPTEYGAQLPPTAQWTVTGAGAAVVGRSGEGPKVTAATIGRVVDLGISDPFNMGTAMAPAAVDTIESHFRDLGVDASHYDLIATGDLGKVGHQIAVDLFKKHGTDIPEEKLTDCGLIIYKDDQPVIAGASGCACSATVTYGHFLKRMQKGELNKILVVATGALLSPLSFQQKESIPGVAHAVVIER, encoded by the coding sequence ATGCTAAAAGGACACCAGTCTTGGGTATTTGAAAATAAGCCGGTAATCCTTGGTGCCGCAGCGGTGGGCGGCCCTTTTGAAGCAAACGGTGCAGTGGCCGATGATTTTGATATTTTACATGATGACATGTGGCTGGGTGAAAAAAGTTTTGAAAAGGCGGAAAAAAAGCTCCTGGAGCAGGCCTGTGAAAAGGCTATTGATAAAGCGGGCCTGAAAAAAGAAGATATTCACTTCTTCTTTAGCGGTGACCTGATGAATCAGATTATTTCTTCCAGCTTTGCTGCCAGGACTTTGGGAATTCCCTACTTAGGCATCTTTGGTGCCTGCTCCAGCGCCATGGAGGGACTGGCCTTGGCCTCCTTTGTAACCAATGCCGGCGGCGCCCAATATACTCTGGCAGGCACCTCCAGCCATAACGGGTCTGTAAATAAACAGTTTCGCTATCCCACTGAATACGGAGCACAGTTGCCCCCCACCGCCCAGTGGACGGTAACCGGCGCCGGTGCCGCTGTGGTAGGACGAAGCGGCGAAGGCCCAAAAGTGACTGCTGCCACCATTGGCCGTGTGGTGGATTTGGGTATCTCCGACCCCTTCAACATGGGGACCGCCATGGCTCCCGCCGCAGTGGATACCATTGAATCACATTTTCGCGACCTGGGTGTTGACGCTTCCCACTACGATTTGATTGCCACGGGAGACCTGGGTAAAGTGGGGCATCAGATAGCTGTGGATTTATTCAAAAAACATGGCACAGACATCCCTGAAGAAAAGCTAACGGACTGCGGCCTGATCATCTATAAAGATGACCAACCGGTGATTGCCGGCGCCAGCGGCTGTGCCTGTTCCGCCACAGTAACCTATGGCCACTTTCTTAAACGCATGCAAAAAGGTGAGCTGAACAAAATTCTGGTGGTAGCCACAGGGGCTCTTCTATCTCCACTTTCTTTCCAGCAAAAAGAAAGCATTCCCGGTGTGGCGCACGCCGTAGTCATTGAAAGATAA
- the spoVAE gene encoding stage V sporulation protein AE: MDFLIAFVVGGLFCVVGQILLDIFKLTPAHTTVTLVVTGAVLGALGLYEPLIQFAGAGASIPISSFGNALVSGALGEAERNGLVGVLTGIFEVTSAGISAAIIFGFIASLIFKPKG, encoded by the coding sequence ATGGATTTTCTCATAGCCTTTGTGGTTGGCGGTCTGTTTTGTGTTGTGGGACAAATATTGTTGGATATCTTTAAACTTACACCGGCCCATACCACCGTAACGCTGGTGGTAACCGGCGCCGTATTAGGCGCTTTGGGGCTTTATGAGCCCCTGATTCAGTTTGCCGGGGCCGGCGCCTCCATTCCCATCAGCAGCTTCGGTAATGCCCTGGTAAGCGGTGCTCTCGGTGAAGCGGAGAGAAACGGCCTGGTGGGCGTTCTAACCGGAATCTTTGAAGTTACCAGTGCCGGTATCTCCGCCGCCATCATCTTTGGCTTCATAGCTTCCCTGATTTTTAAACCCAAGGGATAA
- a CDS encoding DUF1657 domain-containing protein, protein MTVGTQLQQAISGVQSAAATMKSFALETQDPEAKKTFEQLAQNMDNALQTLQQRQQYIQQQEPKYKQQ, encoded by the coding sequence GTGACAGTAGGTACTCAACTGCAGCAGGCTATCTCCGGCGTGCAAAGTGCTGCCGCCACCATGAAATCATTTGCATTGGAAACCCAGGATCCCGAGGCGAAGAAAACTTTTGAGCAGCTGGCTCAAAACATGGACAACGCCCTGCAAACATTGCAGCAGCGCCAGCAGTATATCCAGCAGCAGGAACCCAAATACAAACAACAATAA
- a CDS encoding MoaD/ThiS family protein, with translation MKVIRVFLHNFLDTYSGQGPETELEILDGWQVRDVLAAIGIEPEIIGVVLVNKKLADKDTEIKANDRVDLYPLFGGG, from the coding sequence ATGAAAGTCATCAGGGTTTTTTTACACAACTTTTTGGATACGTATTCGGGCCAAGGGCCTGAGACAGAGCTTGAGATTTTGGACGGGTGGCAAGTAAGGGACGTGCTGGCGGCCATAGGCATTGAGCCGGAAATTATTGGTGTTGTTTTAGTAAACAAAAAGCTTGCCGATAAAGATACTGAGATTAAGGCCAATGATCGGGTAGATTTGTACCCGCTGTTTGGCGGCGGTTAA
- a CDS encoding aldehyde ferredoxin oxidoreductase family protein, which translates to MSYGYTGKILEIDLTAGTHNVLKMGEDFYRKYLGGPGIATYFALKNITPHTEPLSPDNVLIFATGILTGSFGPAVPRYTVCAKSPLTDTIGKSEAGGFWGPELKKAGYDAIIVRGKAKDPVYVNIADGAVKIKSAAAVWGKDTLETQNALEQAEGEGTRVLQIGPGGENQVLMANIVNELGHFNGRNGLGAVMGSKNLKAIVVKGSENVPCYDKEFPKDLSRWVAKNLKDHALAYGLYWNGTPGGITTMNANGSLPTKNWQESVFDRAEEIGAQSLEKILIKRKGCFSCPVRCKRVVESKDSEMPINPALGGPEYETLVCLGSNLGIGDIKLVSKANELCNRYTLDTMSLGMTISFAMECYEKGFLTKEDTGGIELTFGNEDILLDLIRMTAFKEGFGKDLALGSYRLAQQLGKETENFLLQVKKQELPAHDPRVKAGLALQYAISSHGADHWFAQHDTLYTEKGSSGMQSIAQLGVAEPVPADELSAQKAKLIYYTHLMTIMYDCLGVCIFGYASRSIVSLEKLAQLVEAVTGWNISMWEMLKAGERASVMMRSFNGREGFTSSDDVLPPRVYDGITNGPRRGEKLNEAVFTQAREVYYQMAGLNEQGLPTISKLAELEIDWLAE; encoded by the coding sequence ATGAGTTACGGTTATACCGGGAAGATTTTGGAGATTGATTTGACTGCCGGTACCCATAATGTTCTGAAGATGGGTGAGGATTTTTACAGAAAGTATCTGGGTGGGCCGGGTATTGCCACCTATTTTGCACTAAAGAATATTACTCCCCACACCGAACCGTTGTCTCCGGATAACGTGCTTATTTTTGCCACAGGAATTCTTACCGGTTCTTTTGGCCCCGCTGTTCCCCGCTATACTGTTTGCGCCAAGTCTCCGCTGACAGATACCATCGGCAAGTCGGAGGCCGGTGGCTTTTGGGGGCCTGAGTTAAAAAAAGCAGGTTATGATGCTATTATTGTCAGGGGAAAAGCAAAAGACCCTGTTTATGTAAATATTGCAGATGGTGCAGTGAAGATAAAAAGCGCGGCGGCTGTCTGGGGTAAAGATACGCTGGAAACACAAAATGCTTTGGAGCAGGCTGAAGGAGAAGGTACCCGGGTGTTACAAATCGGCCCCGGTGGAGAAAACCAGGTGCTTATGGCTAACATCGTAAACGAGTTAGGACATTTCAACGGCCGCAATGGTTTGGGGGCTGTGATGGGTTCCAAAAACCTTAAAGCCATTGTGGTTAAGGGAAGTGAAAATGTTCCTTGTTACGATAAGGAGTTTCCCAAAGATTTGTCACGTTGGGTAGCAAAAAACTTAAAAGACCACGCGCTGGCCTATGGCCTTTACTGGAACGGTACACCAGGCGGTATCACAACCATGAACGCCAATGGTTCATTACCAACAAAGAACTGGCAAGAGAGTGTTTTTGACCGGGCAGAAGAAATAGGTGCCCAGAGCCTGGAAAAGATTTTGATTAAACGTAAAGGTTGTTTTTCCTGCCCCGTGCGCTGCAAGCGGGTAGTGGAGAGCAAGGACAGTGAGATGCCCATCAACCCCGCATTGGGCGGCCCCGAATATGAAACTCTGGTATGTCTGGGTTCCAATCTGGGGATTGGTGATATCAAACTGGTGTCTAAGGCAAATGAGCTGTGCAACCGTTATACGCTGGATACCATGAGCCTGGGAATGACCATTTCCTTTGCCATGGAGTGCTATGAAAAAGGCTTTTTGACAAAAGAAGATACCGGGGGTATAGAACTAACCTTCGGTAATGAAGATATTTTACTGGATTTGATACGCATGACCGCCTTCAAGGAAGGTTTTGGTAAGGACCTGGCACTGGGCTCATACCGTCTGGCGCAGCAACTGGGTAAAGAAACAGAAAATTTTCTGCTGCAGGTAAAAAAACAGGAACTTCCAGCCCATGACCCCAGGGTAAAGGCAGGCCTGGCGCTACAATATGCCATTTCCAGCCATGGCGCAGACCACTGGTTTGCCCAACACGACACGCTATATACTGAAAAAGGCTCCAGCGGTATGCAGTCCATTGCTCAACTGGGAGTTGCTGAGCCGGTACCGGCCGATGAGCTTTCGGCTCAGAAGGCAAAACTTATCTACTATACACATTTAATGACCATAATGTATGACTGCCTGGGCGTATGTATCTTTGGTTATGCTTCACGAAGTATTGTGTCGCTGGAAAAACTGGCACAGCTGGTTGAAGCGGTAACCGGCTGGAACATCAGTATGTGGGAGATGCTTAAAGCAGGTGAAAGGGCATCGGTGATGATGAGGTCTTTCAACGGACGGGAAGGATTCACCTCCAGCGACGATGTACTGCCGCCGAGGGTTTACGACGGTATTACAAACGGACCCCGCAGGGGCGAAAAGCTTAATGAAGCCGTATTTACCCAAGCCAGAGAGGTCTACTATCAGATGGCCGGATTAAATGAACAGGGCCTGCCCACCATCAGTAAGCTTGCTGAGTTGGAGATTGACTGGCTGGCAGAATAA
- a CDS encoding DUF421 domain-containing protein, with translation MEVVNRAIIVYAWSLILLRLMGKGLTFQQKPYDFVVMMLIGSASAALIVNRDVPLINALAALGVLAIMHTVISLSTLNNLLKGFIGGRPDLAIRNGRIVKQNLIKNAINVEQLMAALRNQGYRRIHDIEFAILEPNGQLSVIPKSQVRPVTPKDLQISTVYEGIATPLVVEGQVLRQNLFGAGLDENWLKAELTKRGIRGTDAVLLLLLDTDGSLYIAEQPPLNPFKAFFVGEGKDKRQGNDPDM, from the coding sequence ATGGAAGTTGTAAACCGTGCTATTATCGTCTATGCCTGGTCTTTAATTCTTTTGCGCCTGATGGGTAAAGGGCTGACTTTTCAGCAAAAACCCTACGATTTTGTGGTGATGATGCTCATTGGTTCTGCCTCGGCAGCGCTGATTGTTAACCGGGACGTACCGTTGATTAATGCGCTGGCTGCTTTGGGTGTGCTGGCAATTATGCATACTGTAATTAGCCTTAGCACACTAAACAATCTACTAAAAGGGTTTATCGGCGGCCGGCCCGATCTGGCTATTCGTAACGGGAGAATCGTCAAACAAAATTTAATTAAAAATGCCATTAACGTGGAACAACTGATGGCAGCCCTTCGCAATCAGGGGTACAGGCGTATTCATGATATCGAGTTTGCTATTCTGGAACCAAACGGCCAGCTGTCGGTGATACCAAAGTCACAGGTGCGGCCGGTTACTCCCAAAGATTTGCAAATTAGCACCGTTTATGAGGGAATTGCCACCCCGTTGGTGGTGGAAGGTCAGGTGCTGCGGCAAAACCTGTTTGGCGCCGGGCTTGATGAAAACTGGCTAAAAGCAGAGTTGACAAAAAGAGGGATACGGGGAACGGATGCGGTACTCCTTCTGCTGCTGGATACCGACGGCAGCCTCTATATTGCAGAGCAGCCTCCCCTTAACCCCTTTAAAGCATTTTTTGTGGGTGAGGGCAAAGATAAGCGGCAAGGCAACGATCCTGATATGTAG
- a CDS encoding CbiM family transporter, which translates to MVYMHITDGVVSLPVAGAAAAAAGVSLVYAVKNTKEEEIPRLSLLSGAFFVFSLISVPVGPTSVHPLLAGLLGIMLGVKAPIAIFIGLLLQALLFNHGGLTTLGVNLILVAVPALIAAKLFYVLKRLSVFTRAALVGGIGVMACVLLLVLLLLITDQLFAEGQFSVVNILLIGYTPLMIVEAVVTGFAINFLYRSRPGLLGLADNKAQSG; encoded by the coding sequence ATGGTTTATATGCATATTACTGATGGAGTAGTAAGTTTGCCGGTGGCCGGTGCGGCGGCAGCTGCTGCCGGGGTCAGCCTGGTTTATGCGGTAAAAAACACCAAAGAAGAAGAGATCCCTCGGCTTAGCCTTTTATCCGGTGCATTTTTTGTCTTTTCCCTCATCAGTGTGCCGGTAGGGCCTACGTCGGTTCATCCGCTTTTAGCGGGCCTTTTAGGTATTATGCTTGGTGTTAAAGCACCCATTGCCATTTTTATCGGCTTATTATTGCAAGCATTATTATTTAATCACGGGGGCCTAACCACTCTGGGGGTTAACCTGATTTTAGTAGCTGTGCCGGCATTAATTGCCGCTAAACTGTTTTATGTCCTTAAGCGCCTGTCGGTTTTTACCCGCGCTGCCCTGGTAGGTGGGATAGGCGTTATGGCCTGTGTTTTGCTGTTAGTCCTTTTATTGCTTATTACAGATCAGTTATTTGCAGAGGGCCAGTTTTCTGTTGTAAATATTCTGCTCATAGGATATACACCGCTAATGATTGTGGAAGCAGTAGTTACCGGATTTGCCATTAACTTTCTTTATCGGTCCAGGCCGGGTTTATTGGGCCTTGCAGACAACAAAGCCCAGTCAGGCTAA
- a CDS encoding energy-coupling factor transporter transmembrane component T family protein yields the protein MGTNHGKCADFSQGSSWAHHWEPRTKTLAAILFVFSVVSVQSLPLLILLYTLVLLATISAGLPLRTLLCRMMWAVPFLLLMAAPVALGGGLPPDPERVTFAGLIVFKTLTSIAVMSVLLGTQSVQSYFNGLAHMRLPAVMVSVLFLAYRYVFLFKKQVANTQRALASRIFQPKLSKRSLAVYGEMAGGLLLKAVDRSESVYRAMAARGFAGKLHTGDPQPITKRDIIKCGFVLMLSLSVIIVEWRWLG from the coding sequence ATGGGAACCAACCATGGAAAATGTGCTGACTTCTCACAGGGAAGCTCATGGGCGCATCACTGGGAACCGCGGACAAAGACGTTGGCAGCCATACTTTTTGTCTTCAGTGTGGTAAGTGTGCAATCATTGCCTTTACTTATTTTGCTCTACACCCTGGTGCTTTTGGCCACCATTAGTGCAGGCCTGCCGCTGCGTACCTTATTGTGCCGCATGATGTGGGCTGTGCCGTTCTTGCTGTTAATGGCTGCACCGGTGGCTTTGGGAGGAGGCCTTCCCCCTGATCCGGAGCGGGTAACCTTTGCCGGTCTTATTGTCTTTAAAACGCTCACTTCCATTGCCGTAATGTCGGTGCTTCTGGGAACCCAGTCGGTACAAAGCTATTTTAACGGCCTGGCCCATATGCGCCTGCCGGCGGTGATGGTGTCGGTTCTCTTTTTAGCCTACCGTTATGTGTTTCTTTTTAAAAAGCAGGTAGCCAATACACAACGGGCTCTGGCATCAAGAATTTTTCAACCTAAACTAAGTAAACGTTCCTTGGCCGTATATGGTGAAATGGCCGGGGGCCTGCTCTTAAAAGCGGTGGATCGTTCCGAATCTGTCTATCGGGCCATGGCTGCCCGTGGTTTTGCCGGTAAGTTACATACCGGAGACCCTCAGCCTATTACCAAGAGGGATATTATTAAATGTGGATTTGTGCTAATGCTGTCATTGTCAGTAATCATAGTGGAATGGAGGTGGTTGGGTTGA
- a CDS encoding energy-coupling factor ABC transporter ATP-binding protein — MVGLKAVEIRNLNYSYSDGTKALNNLSLSIPRYRRVALLGANGSGKTTLLQHLNGLLLPQDGSVTVMGYYPVDKKHVLKIRQLAGMLFDTPEDQLFSTTVAEDVAFGPRNLELDEQTVNSRVRRAMELAGITDLADKPPYNLSLGQKKRVAIAGVLAMEPELLIFDEPFSGLDPRFAAQLMDLLEKLFHQKCTIIITTHDVDMAYAWADHVIILSKGQVLAEGTAELLQDKDLMTEASLNVPMLATAFSGTDMAPRTPAEANQLLRFAQRKTKVL, encoded by the coding sequence GTGGTTGGGTTGAAAGCGGTAGAAATCAGAAATCTCAACTATTCATATTCCGATGGAACAAAAGCCCTCAATAACCTTTCCCTGTCCATTCCCAGATACAGGCGTGTAGCTCTGCTTGGTGCCAACGGCAGCGGTAAAACAACTCTTTTGCAGCATTTAAACGGTTTGCTTCTGCCTCAGGACGGAAGTGTTACCGTGATGGGCTATTATCCGGTGGATAAAAAGCATGTGCTGAAAATCCGGCAGTTAGCCGGAATGCTCTTTGATACTCCGGAAGATCAGCTTTTTTCCACAACTGTGGCTGAAGATGTGGCCTTTGGACCCCGTAACCTGGAATTGGATGAACAGACGGTAAACTCAAGAGTCAGGCGTGCCATGGAACTGGCCGGAATTACCGATTTGGCCGATAAGCCTCCCTATAACTTAAGTTTGGGCCAGAAGAAACGGGTAGCCATTGCCGGAGTACTGGCCATGGAACCGGAACTGCTGATCTTTGATGAACCGTTCTCAGGGCTGGACCCCCGTTTTGCCGCCCAGCTTATGGACCTGTTGGAGAAACTGTTTCACCAGAAATGTACAATTATTATCACCACCCACGACGTAGATATGGCCTATGCCTGGGCGGACCACGTGATTATCCTGTCCAAAGGGCAGGTGTTGGCGGAAGGTACTGCGGAATTACTGCAGGACAAAGATTTAATGACTGAGGCCAGCCTTAATGTTCCCATGCTAGCCACAGCTTTTAGCGGCACCGACATGGCTCCACGCACACCGGCGGAAGCAAATCAGCTGCTGCGGTTTGCACAGAGAAAGACTAAAGTACTCTAA
- a CDS encoding undecaprenyl-diphosphate phosphatase — protein sequence MHLFEAVIFGIVQGITEFLPISSTAHIIIAELLLGYNFPGLAFEIYLHIASVFAVMLYFRKELVAVVIGFFSYFREKNTENSIQFMFGLYIIIATVITGGLGVLLKGAVEEAMKTPAFIAGALAVTGTALIIIERFTKYGDRREEHMTFMDSVIVGLGQTVAVLPGISRSGSTLVTALWAGLDRDTAVRYSFLLSIPVILGSTVLALGELSSDMWAAIGVEALFVSFVVTFVFSWIGIVWLIDFLKKGRLLYFAIYCYIVAILVFLFVQELPPGLY from the coding sequence TTGCACTTATTTGAAGCAGTTATTTTCGGTATTGTCCAGGGAATTACAGAGTTTTTGCCTATTTCCAGCACGGCCCATATTATTATTGCAGAGCTACTCTTAGGCTATAATTTCCCGGGCCTGGCTTTTGAAATCTATTTGCATATTGCCTCGGTGTTTGCCGTAATGCTTTATTTCCGTAAGGAATTAGTCGCTGTGGTAATCGGGTTCTTCTCATATTTCCGGGAAAAGAACACGGAAAACAGCATTCAGTTTATGTTTGGACTTTATATCATTATTGCTACAGTAATTACCGGTGGATTAGGTGTCCTGCTTAAGGGCGCTGTAGAGGAGGCCATGAAGACTCCCGCATTTATTGCCGGGGCCCTGGCTGTAACCGGCACCGCTTTGATAATTATCGAACGATTCACCAAGTATGGTGACCGCAGAGAGGAACATATGACTTTCATGGACTCGGTTATCGTGGGCCTTGGCCAGACAGTGGCGGTGCTGCCCGGTATCTCCCGCTCCGGGTCTACCTTGGTAACCGCTTTATGGGCAGGCCTGGACCGTGATACGGCAGTACGCTATTCATTTCTGTTATCAATACCTGTGATTTTAGGCTCCACGGTTTTGGCACTGGGTGAGCTCTCCTCTGATATGTGGGCCGCCATCGGTGTTGAGGCCTTGTTTGTTTCTTTTGTGGTTACCTTTGTTTTTTCCTGGATCGGCATTGTCTGGCTGATTGACTTCTTAAAGAAAGGCCGCCTGCTTTATTTTGCCATCTATTGCTATATAGTTGCCATTCTGGTCTTCCTTTTCGTGCAGGAATTGCCGCCCGGCCTATACTAG
- a CDS encoding FAD-dependent oxidoreductase, with amino-acid sequence MNKSETTQSYQQPQSFWLASTRQTDYPKLNEDIRVDVAIIGGGITGITCAWLLKSEGMTVAVIEADRIVQGVTANTTAKITSQHQLIYSKIKQTMSVELAKQYAEANETAIRLISDIVTEHNIDCDFIPQSAYIFTQREGYLQKLVDEAELAKELGIKASFTEDVDLPFKVKGALCYEDQAQFHPRKYLLALAEKIPGDGSHIFEQSRVIDIDDEKQYAVKTDQGHKVLAEKIVMATHYPIYNKAGLYSARIYPDRSYVVAIKAKEPYPGGMYITAEEPGRSLRYQPSEDGELIFVGGEHHKTGQGPDTREHYQALVDFARQNYTVEDIPYRWSTHDCMTLDGVPYVGHFSENTPNFYLATGFGKWGMTNSMVSARIIKDLMLHGQSPWQEVYNPSRKTITASAKTFVVENLNVASQLISGKLTYVPEEVDVERGEAKIVDIDGQKAGVFKDEDGKLHVVDTTCTHLGCELNWNSAERSWDCPCHGSRFTYDGEIIQGPAITPLKKGEELNH; translated from the coding sequence ATGAATAAGTCTGAAACAACACAATCTTATCAACAACCCCAGTCTTTTTGGTTGGCTTCAACGCGGCAAACAGATTACCCCAAACTAAATGAGGATATAAGAGTGGATGTGGCCATCATTGGCGGTGGTATCACCGGCATAACGTGTGCCTGGCTGTTAAAGAGTGAAGGGATGACGGTGGCTGTAATTGAAGCCGACCGTATTGTTCAGGGAGTTACCGCCAATACAACGGCTAAAATCACTTCGCAGCACCAACTGATCTACAGTAAAATTAAGCAAACAATGAGCGTTGAACTGGCTAAGCAGTACGCAGAGGCCAATGAAACGGCGATTCGTTTAATTAGCGATATCGTTACTGAACACAATATTGATTGTGACTTCATACCTCAGTCTGCGTATATCTTTACGCAGCGGGAGGGGTATTTGCAAAAGCTTGTGGACGAAGCTGAACTAGCAAAAGAATTAGGGATCAAAGCATCTTTCACAGAAGATGTGGATTTGCCGTTTAAGGTTAAAGGAGCGCTGTGCTATGAAGACCAGGCACAGTTTCATCCCCGCAAATATCTATTGGCCCTGGCAGAGAAGATTCCCGGTGATGGCAGCCATATTTTTGAGCAAAGCAGGGTCATCGACATAGATGATGAAAAGCAATATGCTGTCAAAACAGATCAGGGCCACAAAGTATTGGCAGAAAAAATTGTTATGGCCACCCATTACCCCATTTATAATAAAGCAGGACTGTACTCCGCCCGAATCTATCCCGACCGCTCGTATGTGGTGGCCATTAAAGCAAAAGAACCCTACCCTGGCGGTATGTACATTACCGCAGAAGAGCCGGGCCGCTCCCTGCGTTATCAGCCGTCAGAGGACGGCGAGTTAATCTTTGTTGGCGGTGAGCACCATAAAACGGGACAGGGACCGGATACCAGAGAGCATTACCAGGCCCTGGTGGATTTTGCCCGGCAAAACTATACCGTGGAAGACATCCCCTACCGCTGGTCCACTCATGATTGCATGACACTGGATGGTGTTCCTTATGTGGGGCATTTCAGCGAAAATACACCCAATTTCTATCTGGCCACCGGCTTTGGAAAATGGGGGATGACCAACAGTATGGTTTCGGCCCGGATTATTAAAGATTTAATGCTGCATGGCCAAAGCCCCTGGCAGGAAGTTTATAACCCATCCCGCAAAACAATCACAGCCTCGGCCAAAACTTTCGTAGTGGAAAATTTGAATGTGGCGTCACAGCTAATCAGCGGAAAGCTGACCTATGTCCCGGAGGAGGTTGATGTGGAGCGGGGCGAGGCAAAGATAGTAGACATTGACGGGCAAAAAGCAGGAGTATTCAAAGACGAGGACGGAAAACTGCATGTTGTTGATACCACCTGCACCCATTTAGGCTGCGAGTTAAACTGGAACTCTGCAGAAAGATCCTGGGACTGCCCATGTCATGGTTCCCGTTTTACCTATGACGGAGAAATAATCCAGGGGCCGGCTATTACCCCATTAAAAAAGGGTGAAGAACTCAATCATTAA
- a CDS encoding magnesium transporter → MIQKGKTPFHQGGLMAGAVIGTFEETLETMAAVAFFIPLIMDMGGNLGTQSSSIFTRAYVLGHINMKAFSKHLAKEVGVGLSIGVMLGILAAIAATVWQGSPELGIAVGLALAATCTLASGLGFFIPWILVRLGMDQVAGSDPIITTIKDITGLLIYFFLINQFVGLI, encoded by the coding sequence GTGATACAGAAAGGTAAGACCCCTTTCCATCAGGGAGGCCTGATGGCCGGTGCGGTCATCGGTACTTTTGAAGAAACTCTGGAAACCATGGCGGCGGTGGCGTTTTTTATTCCGCTGATTATGGATATGGGGGGAAACCTGGGCACCCAGTCCTCCAGTATCTTTACCCGGGCTTATGTGCTGGGGCATATTAATATGAAAGCTTTCTCCAAGCATCTGGCCAAGGAAGTGGGCGTTGGCTTAAGTATCGGTGTTATGCTGGGAATCCTGGCTGCCATTGCAGCTACCGTGTGGCAGGGTAGTCCTGAATTGGGCATTGCGGTGGGACTGGCGCTGGCGGCAACCTGCACCCTCGCGTCGGGCTTGGGCTTCTTTATCCCCTGGATTCTGGTCCGCTTAGGTATGGATCAGGTTGCCGGTTCCGACCCTATTATTACCACTATTAAGGATATCACCGGTTTGCTGATTTACTTCTTCCTCATTAACCAGTTCGTCGGGTTAATCTAA
- a CDS encoding type II toxin-antitoxin system RelE/ParE family toxin yields the protein MTYNLIVSKEAHEDIDAIVHYIANELANPTAAVTLLNDVEKSYHAVVENPSMYSLCHDARLSSKGYRKIVVKNYLILYRVDDEAKTV from the coding sequence ATGACCTATAATCTTATTGTTTCAAAAGAAGCCCACGAGGACATTGATGCTATTGTTCATTACATTGCTAACGAACTTGCTAACCCGACAGCAGCAGTAACTTTACTTAACGATGTAGAAAAAAGCTACCATGCTGTTGTTGAAAACCCAAGCATGTATAGCTTATGCCATGATGCCAGACTTAGTAGTAAGGGATATCGAAAAATTGTTGTCAAGAATTATCTAATACTATACCGTGTTGATGATGAAGCAAAGACCGTTTAA
- a CDS encoding type II toxin-antitoxin system prevent-host-death family antitoxin yields the protein MPRIIPIRDLKKTSELSELCREAKEPVFITKNGYGDMVIMSMETYEKTMLMNDIYRKLDGAEQSIAKGEVVDGFESIRKIREKYDL from the coding sequence ATGCCGCGCATTATTCCAATTAGGGACCTAAAAAAAACAAGTGAGCTTTCGGAATTGTGTCGTGAAGCCAAGGAGCCTGTTTTTATAACAAAAAACGGCTATGGTGATATGGTTATAATGAGCATGGAAACCTACGAAAAAACTATGTTAATGAACGATATTTACAGAAAACTAGATGGCGCTGAACAATCCATTGCTAAAGGTGAAGTAGTGGATGGCTTTGAATCTATTAGAAAAATAAGAGAAAAGTATGACCTATAA